TTTCGACCGTAGGTGGAGTTCCTTGTATCCGATTTGCACCGCCGACAATCACTGGACTTGATTTTAAGCTCAAGCGAACATTTGACTTTATACTTGCGTCTTTACTTATTACACTAGCATCTCCAATTTATTTGGCGATCGCCCTTTTGATTAGGCTCGATTCACCAGGGCCAATTCTTTATAAACAAACACGCATCGGGCTACACAACGAGCCGTTCAAAGTTTGGAAGTTTCGAACCATGGTGCAAAATGCGGCTGAGTTACAGAAACAGCTAGAAGCACAGAACCAAAACAAAGATGGTATTCTGTTCAAAATTAAGGACGATCCCCGAATCACCAGAGTAGGCAAATTCTTACGGCAATATAGCTTAGATGAGCTTCCTCAAGTCTTCAACGTATTGTTTGGAGAAATGAGTTTTGTTGGCCCTCGTCCACTGCCTACTAGGGATGTTGAAAAGTTTGCTGAGCACCACTTCATCCGTCATGAAGTTCTCCCTGGAATTACTGGGCTTTGGCAAGTTTCAGGACGCTCCGATATTGACAACTTTGAGGATGTTTTGCGACTGGATACGCGTTACATCGAGAATTGGTCGTTGTGGTTAGATCTACAAATCATTTTTAGGACGGTTCAGGTCATGCTACAGAAGGCGGGAGCCTATTAGCTTGGATTGGCATAGGGTGATCGGATGAGTATTGCCTATCCGAGCGAACAAAAATGCGGAAGCCAAGATTTGAACATTCCGCATTATAGACAATGAATTTTTTTCGAGAAAATTTAAGTCTTAGAGGGTTAATTCCCTACATAGAACCGTTTGCAGGGCCGAGAATGCGAGGATTGCTGACAGCACTGCGGAATTCCTCCACACTATCGCTGTAACCAATGGGGAGAACACATTCCACGTTCTCGTGGGGACGAGGAATAATAACCCACGTTTCCAATGCGCCACCGTAAACTTTATCAACAGCGGCAATCCCCGCTTCCATCGCGGTTTTAACTTCTGATACGTCTCCGCGAATGTTAACCGTGAATCGGGCGCTTCCAGCACGGATGTAGCCCACCAGCGTTACGCGACCTGCTTTAACCATCGCGTCGGCTGCTGCTAACACACCGGGAAATCCTTTTGTTTCTAGCGACCCAACTGCATCCAGTGACATCACCGCTTTCCTGCTCTTTATGAATCGTGAGATGGATGATCCGACATGAGCGATCGCCCAGTGTTACCGATCCAATCCCTTGTATAAACCCTAATCAATTGTACGAGGCTAATGCCGAATTTTAGCGAAGATTCCGTATTATGTTCAGCATCGAA
The Synechococcales cyanobacterium T60_A2020_003 DNA segment above includes these coding regions:
- a CDS encoding carbon dioxide-concentrating mechanism protein CcmK; the protein is MSLDAVGSLETKGFPGVLAAADAMVKAGRVTLVGYIRAGSARFTVNIRGDVSEVKTAMEAGIAAVDKVYGGALETWVIIPRPHENVECVLPIGYSDSVEEFRSAVSNPRILGPANGSM